A single region of the Oryzias latipes chromosome 19, ASM223467v1 genome encodes:
- the LOC101159701 gene encoding peptidyl-prolyl cis-trans isomerase FKBP10, giving the protein MCFLCLLLSFLCACSVVDCNPSPVLGDVAVDRYFIPKECARDAKDGDYVRYHYNATFLDGKAFDSSYQRGAAKVGLIGEGRLLVGVDKGLQGMCVNERRKITVPPHLAYGSTGAGDVVPPDATLVFDIHLVDLWNKADLVVTTTVSTPQDCKRSVMRTDFVRYHFNGTLLDGTVFDSSYIKKQTQNSLVGEGWLIKGMDEGLLGMCVGEIRHIVVPPFKAYGEKGSGEEIPAQATLVFDVLLVDIHNPKDNITVENQVVPESCSRRSVVGDYIRYHYNGTFLNGVTFDTSYQRNSTYNTYIGMGYVIPGMDQALQGVCVGERRRVIIPPHLAYGEQGAGDVIPPSAVLVFDIDVIDFHNPSDKVEFQTLHKPEVCNDTSAENDLVHYHYNCSLMDGTLLFSSHDNENLQDAVLGADKVIDGLDEGLRGMCVGERRLITVPPHLGHGERGASGVPSSAVLVFDVELVSLEKGVPPGYLFVWLDSPPEDIFNVLDMNKNGEVPQEEFGEFIKLQVDEGRGRIKPGLTMEQVVSDMFQNQDRNKDGVITASELKLKVDEDKERDEAKHEEL; this is encoded by the exons ATGTGTTTCCTGTGCCTTTTGCTCTCCTTTCTCTGTGCGTGCTCCGTCGTGGACTGCAATCCCAGCCCCGTGTTGGGAGATGTAGCCGTGGACAGATACTTTATTCCTAAAGAATGCGCCAGAGATGCAAAAGACGGAGATTATGTGCGCTACCATTATAACGCCACTTTCCTGGACGGAAAGGCCTTCGATTCCAG CTACCAGCGTGGAGCCGCCAAAGTGGGCCTGATCGGCGAGGGTCGCCTCCTGGTCGGCGTGGACAAAGGGCTGCAGGGGATGTGCGTAAACGAGCGCAGGAAGATCACCGTCCCTCCACACCTGGCCTACGGAAGCACCGGTGCAG GTGACGTGGTTCCTCCTGACGCCACGCTGGTCTTTGACATCCACCTGGTGGATTTGTGGAACAAAGCCGACCTGGTTGTCACGACAACGGTGAGCACTCCCCAAGACTGCAAGCGCTCTGTGATGCGGACAGATTTCGTGCGGTACCACTTCAACGGCACGCTGCTGGACGGCACCGTCTTTGATTCCAG CTACATCAAGAAGCAGACGCAGAACTCCCTGGTGGGCGAGGGCTGGCTCATTAAGGGCATGGACGAGGGCCTGCTGGGCATGTGCGTGGGGGAGATCCGACACATCGTCGTCCCGCCGTTCAAAGCGTACGGAGAGAAAGGATCAG GTGAGGAGATTCCTGCCCAGGCGACTCTGGTGTTTGACGTCCTGTTAGTGGACATTCACAACCCGAAGGATAACATCACTGTCGAGAACCAGGTGGTGCCAGAGTCGTGCTCTCGGCGGTCTGTGGTCGGTGACTACATCCGGTATCACTACAACGGGACCTTCCTGAACGGAGTCACCTTTGACACCAG CTACCAGAGGAACAGCACCTACAACACTTACATCGGGATGGGATACGTGATCCCGGGAATGGACCAGGCCCTGCAGGGAGTCTGCGTCGGGGAGAGGAGGAGAGTCATCATCCCTCCACACTTGGCTTACGGAGAGCAAGGAGCTG GTGATGTGATCCCCCCGTCTGCTGTTCTCGTCTTCGACATCGACGTCATCGACTTCCACAACCCCAGTGATAAAGTGGAGTTTCAGACCCTCCACAAACCTGAGGTCTGCAATGACACCTCTGCAGAGAACGACCTGGTCCACTACCACTACAACTGCTCCCTGATGGACGGCACGCTGCTCTTCTCCTC ACACGACAACGAGAACCTTCAGGATGCAGTTCTTGGAGCGGACAAGGTGATCGACGGCCTGGACGAGGGTTTGCGGGGCATGTGCGTCGGCGAGAGGAGGCTGATCACAGTGCCGCCTCACCTCGGACACGGGGAGAGAGGAG CCTCTGGCGTGCCGAGCAGTGCAGTGCTGGTGTTTGACGTGGAGCTGGTGAGCCTGGAGAAAGGGGTGCCACCGGGTTACCTGTTCGTGTGGCTGGACAGTCCTCCTGAAGACATCTTTAACGTCCTGGACATGAACAAGAACGGGGAGGTGCCACAAGAGGAG tttgggGAGTTTATCAAGCTGCAGGTGGATGAGGGCAGAGGTCGCATCAAGCCTGGACTGACCATGGAGCAGGTCGTGTCTGACATGTTCCAAAACCAGGACCGCAACAAGGACGGCGTGATCACGGCCAGCGAGCTCAAACTCAAGGTGGACGAAGACAAGGAGCGCGATGAGGCGAAGCACGAGGAGCTGTGA
- the LOC101159944 gene encoding 7-methylguanosine phosphate-specific 5'-nucleotidase produces the protein MIYHIPWIYMPVRSVLAVWHQLTKTEIPELSKGSVVMRERRRVEETIRAMRRAGACRLQVISDFDMTLSRFAHNGRRVPTTHNILDNRLLINEECTKKMKELLNTYYPIEIDASRSAKEKLPFMVEWWTKVHELLIEQRIRKDMLAQAVKESRTMLRDGYKVFFDGLHESQVPLLIFSAGVGDVLEEVIRQNGVFHSNVHVISNYMDFDHAGVLRAFKGQLIHTFNKREGAVTQAAGLAQLHGRPNVLLLGDSLGDLTMADGVSDPHHVLTVGFLNDQVEERKELYMNAFDIVLVRDETMDVPNAILRNITSSGRLEVKA, from the exons atg ATATACCATATTCCCTGGATCTATATGCCGGTGAGATCTGTCCTTGCAGTCTGGCACCAACTGACCAAAACTGAG ATCCCTGAGCTGTCTAAAGGCTCCGTGGTGATGAGGGAACGCCGCAGAGTGGAGGAAACCATCCGTGCCATGAGGCGAGCCGGTGCCTGTCGACTCCAG GTTATCTCAGACTTTGACATGACACTGAGTCGATTTGCTCACAATGGAAGACGAGTTCCCACCACTCACA ACATCCTCGACAACCGGCTGTTGATAAATGAAGAGTGTACTAAAAAG ATGAAAGAGCTGTTAAACACATATTATCCAATAGAAATTGATGCGAGCCGAAGTGCAAAGGAGAAGCTGCCTTTCATGGTGGAATG GTGGACTAAAGTCCATGAGCTCCTGATCGAGCAGCGGATCAGGAAGGACATGCTGGCCCAGGCGGTGAAGGAGTCCAGAACCATGCTCAG GGACGGCTACAAAGTGTTCTTTGACGGACTCCATGAAAGCCAGGTTCCTCTGCTGATCTTCTCCGCCGGAGTGGGCGACGTGCTGGAGGAGGTGATCCGGCAGAACGGCGTCTTCCATTCCAACGTCCACGTCATCTCCAACTACATGGACTTCGACCACGCC GGAGTCCTGCGAGCCTTCAAAGGCCAGCTGATCCACACCTTCAACAAAAGAGAGGGCGCCGTGACGCAGGCCGCCGGCCTCGCACAGCTGCACGGTCGGCCCAACGTGCTGCTGCTGGGAGACTCTTTGGGGGACCTGACCATGGCCGACGGGGTGTCGGACCCCCACCATGTCCTGACTGTCGGCTTCCTCAATGACCAG GTGGAGGAGAGGAAAGAGTTGTACATGAACGCCTTCGACATCGTGCTGGTGAGGGACGAAACCATGGACGTTCCAAACGCCATCCTCAGAAACATCACCTCATCCGGAAGACTGGAAGTCAAGGCATGA